One part of the Melospiza melodia melodia isolate bMelMel2 chromosome 3, bMelMel2.pri, whole genome shotgun sequence genome encodes these proteins:
- the TMEM244 gene encoding putative transmembrane protein 244 — MALKVKTAETKVVLVNLLICIIVFYTVYYVVLSVCFAAFRIKMLDGLAPFDFKTNPSWINPYYLVLVISLEITFFLCGLLFALVVEEWVWDYAVTVTIIHIIITSVVMSEFPLMLHWWLALGSGVISMICGGQILAYYLFKDNFIYPILDDF; from the exons ATGGCTCTCAAGGTCAAAACTGCTGAAACCAAG GTTGTTCTGGTGAACCTGTTGATATGCATAATAGTTTTCTACACTGTGTACTACGTGGTCCTCTCTGTGTGCTTTGCAGCATTCAG GATTAAAATGTTGGATGGTTTGGCACCTTTTGATTTTAAAACAAATCCCTCATGGATTAACCCATATTATTTAG TTCTTGTGATATCCCTGGAAATAACTTTCTTCCTTTGTGGTCTGCTGTTTGCTCTGGTTGTGGAAGAATGGGTTTGGGACTATGCTGTAACTGTTACTATTATTCATATCATCATAACTTCAGTCG TTATGTCTGAATTTCCCCTGATGTTACACTGGTGGCTGGCATTAG GATCTGGAGTAATTTCAATGATTTGTGGAGGACAGATTTTGGCATATTACTTGTTCAAAGACAACTTCATTTACCCAATTCTAGATGACTTTTGA